The following are from one region of the Ignavibacteriota bacterium genome:
- a CDS encoding NADH-quinone oxidoreductase subunit N yields the protein MSSAEFKSIIPLVILSIFPIAIMLSIAIKRNHLVIFVTSLIGFVAAFYSLFSASIYSSIKVSTLFIIDGYTIFFWGLLIASSFFITLISFNTLNIQEENKEEYYILLYLALLGSCVLVASIHFVSFFLGLEILSVSLYVLISYLRKKEIAVEAGVKYLILAAASSAFLLFGMALIYNEFGTMDFYQFGSALKIGGFDALSISGFAMIIVAVGFKLAVVPFHMWTPDVYEGASSPVSAFIATISKGGMLALLFRLFSIIDGYRFYELILIFSIIAIASMFIGNWLALLQNNVKRILAYSSIVHLGYLTVAFLAGGKFAAEAIAFYLVAYFITMIGAFGVVAILSNKEREAFRIEDFKGLYWRHPWLAATFTAMLFSLAGIPLTAGFIGKFYVLSAGVDKTLWALVIILAINSAIGLFYYLRIVVEMFTKSEAEKTNVKFSLVTSVALTVLTVLLIYLGVFPSALIRIIQIML from the coding sequence ATGAGCAGCGCTGAATTCAAATCAATAATTCCACTGGTAATTTTATCAATCTTCCCGATTGCGATTATGTTATCAATAGCAATAAAAAGAAATCACCTGGTAATTTTTGTCACCTCGTTAATAGGTTTTGTTGCTGCTTTTTACAGCTTGTTCTCTGCTTCAATTTACTCATCCATTAAAGTAAGCACCTTGTTTATAATTGATGGTTATACAATTTTCTTCTGGGGATTATTAATCGCTTCATCTTTTTTTATAACATTAATTTCATTTAACACTTTAAACATTCAGGAAGAAAATAAAGAAGAATATTACATTCTTTTGTATCTCGCATTACTTGGTTCCTGCGTGCTCGTTGCAAGCATTCACTTTGTTTCTTTTTTCCTCGGACTTGAAATTCTTTCTGTTTCTCTTTATGTGCTTATATCCTATCTAAGAAAAAAAGAAATTGCTGTCGAAGCCGGAGTTAAATATCTTATACTTGCAGCTGCATCTTCTGCTTTTCTTTTATTCGGAATGGCATTGATCTATAACGAATTCGGAACGATGGATTTTTACCAGTTCGGAAGTGCATTAAAAATAGGCGGCTTTGATGCTTTATCAATCAGCGGTTTTGCAATGATAATTGTTGCCGTTGGATTTAAACTTGCGGTAGTTCCTTTTCATATGTGGACTCCTGATGTGTACGAAGGTGCTTCATCTCCCGTATCTGCATTCATTGCTACCATTTCAAAAGGAGGAATGCTTGCATTACTATTTCGCTTATTCAGTATAATTGATGGTTACAGATTCTATGAACTGATACTTATCTTCAGCATAATTGCAATCGCTTCAATGTTTATTGGTAACTGGCTGGCATTACTGCAAAACAATGTTAAAAGAATTCTTGCTTACTCATCAATTGTCCATTTAGGATATTTAACTGTTGCATTTTTAGCTGGAGGAAAATTTGCTGCTGAAGCAATTGCTTTTTATCTCGTCGCATATTTTATTACAATGATCGGTGCTTTTGGAGTAGTCGCAATCCTTTCAAACAAAGAAAGAGAAGCATTTAGAATTGAAGATTTTAAAGGATTGTATTGGAGACATCCATGGCTTGCAGCAACTTTTACTGCAATGTTATTCTCTCTCGCCGGAATTCCATTAACTGCAGGATTCATAGGAAAGTTTTATGTACTATCAGCAGGAGTAGATAAAACTTTATGGGCACTTGTAATTATCCTCGCAATCAATAGTGCAATCGGACTTTTTTATTACCTTAGAATTGTTGTGGAAATGTTCACAAAATCTGAAGCTGAAAAAACGAACGTTAAATTTTCACTTGTAACTTCTGTTGCTTTAACAGTTTTAACGGTATTATTGATTTATCTTGGAGTTTTTCCTTCTGCTCTTATCAGGATTATTCAAATCATGTTATGA
- the nuoJ gene encoding NADH-quinone oxidoreductase subunit J: MTIAFYIASIVAIISTIMVITRLNAVHALLYLIVSLLSVAVIFYILGAHFVAALEVIVYAGAIMVLFIFVVMMLNLGKESENSERKLLSSKMLIGPGILVLILLIEFITILSSSTSEHLFEKNITPAEVGISLFTKYLLGVELTAMLLMVGIVGSYHIGRRKKKVLHRFLQEKEEAQ; encoded by the coding sequence ATGACAATCGCATTTTACATAGCTTCGATAGTTGCAATCATATCTACAATTATGGTTATTACCCGATTGAATGCCGTTCATGCTTTGCTTTATCTTATAGTTTCCCTGTTGTCAGTTGCGGTAATCTTTTATATTCTCGGTGCTCATTTCGTAGCTGCTCTTGAAGTTATAGTTTATGCAGGTGCAATTATGGTTCTTTTCATTTTTGTGGTGATGATGCTTAACCTTGGAAAAGAATCAGAAAATAGTGAACGGAAATTGCTCTCGTCAAAAATGTTAATCGGTCCCGGAATATTAGTCTTAATTCTCCTGATTGAATTTATAACGATACTGTCATCCTCAACCTCTGAACATCTATTCGAAAAAAATATTACTCCTGCAGAAGTCGGAATCTCATTATTCACAAAATATTTACTTGGAGTTGAACTTACCGCGATGCTTTTGATGGTTGGAATTGTTGGTTCTTATCATATCGGAAGAAGAAAGAAAAAAGTTTTACATCGTTTTCTTCAGGAAAAAGAGGAAGCCCAATGA
- the nuoI gene encoding NADH-quinone oxidoreductase subunit NuoI, producing the protein MLSQLRSLWVTFLHMFEKRVTIQYPDEKPKLPARWRGRIVLTRDPDNGERCVACYLCAAACPVDCISLQATEDGNNRRYPEFFRINFSRCIFCGFCEDACPTYAIQLIPDFEMSEYNRQNLVYEKEDLLISGEGKYHGYNFYKVAGVAITGKGKGESEHESPPIDIKSLLP; encoded by the coding sequence ATGTTAAGCCAGTTAAGAAGTTTGTGGGTTACGTTTTTGCACATGTTTGAAAAACGCGTAACAATTCAGTATCCTGATGAAAAACCAAAATTACCTGCAAGATGGCGAGGCAGAATTGTTTTAACTCGCGATCCTGATAACGGAGAAAGATGCGTTGCTTGTTATCTGTGTGCTGCAGCTTGCCCTGTTGACTGCATTTCATTACAGGCAACTGAGGATGGAAATAACAGACGTTATCCTGAATTTTTCAGAATTAATTTTTCCCGATGTATCTTTTGCGGATTTTGCGAAGATGCCTGTCCGACTTATGCAATACAGTTAATTCCTGATTTTGAAATGTCTGAATACAACAGACAAAACCTTGTTTATGAAAAGGAAGATTTGTTGATTAGTGGAGAGGGAAAATATCACGGATATAATTTTTATAAAGTTGCCGGAGTTGCAATTACCGGTAAAGGCAAAGGTGAATCCGAACACGAAAGCCCGCCAATTGATATAAAAAGTTTATTGCCGTAA
- the nuoM gene encoding NADH-quinone oxidoreductase subunit M translates to MIIIWIILILIITGLAAWYSGKFNENLPRWISLIGLLIDFMIILIFWLSEPITINLTSNDNWLVRFNSEWIPQFGISLNFALDGLSLILVVLTIFLGILSVLTSWTEIKDRIGFFHFNLLWILAGIVGVFTSLDLFLFYFFWELMLVPMYFLIGIWGHEKRIYAAYKFFIFTQASGLLMLLSILGLYFIHGNQTGIYTFNYFELLLTQLPSGMEWLLMFGFLIAFAVKLPLVPVHNWLPDAHTQAPTAGSVILAGLLLKTGAYGLLRFVLPLFPNVSIEFAPYAMFLGVIGILYGAKLAFAQNDFKRLVAYSSVNHMGFVMLGVYSFNVLAYQGAVFEMITHAISTSALFIIVGLLSDRLHTRNLDEMGGLWEQVPKMGGIAMVFVMASLGLPGLGNFIAEFLVLAGSFQASVLWSVLGSLGLIASAIYALRIMQKVWHERKAKEWKIKDYIPRELIILGSLILVIVWLGLFPQKIFSTISSSINSIHDRINDAKILLINNSIKTEIITNSSVNNEINTNQQKDDK, encoded by the coding sequence ATGATAATTATCTGGATTATATTGATTTTAATTATCACCGGTTTAGCTGCCTGGTATTCAGGTAAGTTCAATGAAAATTTGCCGCGATGGATTTCTTTAATCGGTTTATTAATTGATTTCATGATTATTCTGATTTTTTGGTTAAGTGAACCGATTACCATCAACTTAACTTCCAACGATAACTGGTTAGTTCGTTTTAACTCTGAATGGATTCCGCAGTTTGGAATTAGTTTGAATTTTGCACTTGATGGTTTGAGTTTGATACTTGTAGTATTGACAATCTTCCTGGGAATTCTTTCAGTCTTAACTTCCTGGACTGAAATTAAAGACCGCATTGGTTTCTTTCATTTCAACCTCTTGTGGATACTTGCAGGAATTGTTGGAGTATTTACATCGCTCGATTTATTCCTGTTTTATTTTTTCTGGGAACTGATGTTAGTTCCAATGTACTTTCTGATTGGAATCTGGGGACACGAAAAAAGAATTTATGCTGCATATAAATTTTTCATCTTTACACAGGCAAGCGGCTTATTGATGCTTCTGTCAATTCTCGGATTATATTTTATTCACGGCAATCAAACAGGAATTTACACTTTTAACTATTTTGAATTATTACTAACTCAACTTCCATCCGGAATGGAATGGCTTTTAATGTTTGGTTTCCTGATAGCATTTGCTGTCAAACTTCCTCTGGTTCCTGTTCATAACTGGCTTCCTGATGCACATACACAAGCACCAACCGCAGGAAGCGTAATACTCGCAGGACTTCTGCTTAAAACAGGTGCTTATGGATTATTGAGATTTGTTCTTCCGCTTTTCCCTAATGTATCAATTGAGTTTGCACCTTATGCAATGTTTCTGGGAGTTATCGGTATTCTTTATGGTGCCAAACTTGCGTTTGCTCAAAATGATTTCAAAAGACTTGTTGCTTACTCAAGTGTAAACCATATGGGATTTGTTATGCTCGGTGTTTATTCATTCAATGTACTTGCTTATCAGGGAGCTGTGTTTGAGATGATAACTCACGCAATCAGCACAAGTGCGTTATTCATTATTGTCGGATTACTCTCAGACAGATTGCATACACGAAACCTGGATGAGATGGGTGGATTATGGGAACAGGTTCCTAAAATGGGTGGAATTGCAATGGTCTTTGTAATGGCTTCACTTGGATTGCCCGGACTCGGAAACTTTATCGCAGAGTTTCTTGTTCTTGCCGGAAGTTTTCAGGCTTCAGTTTTATGGTCAGTACTCGGCTCACTTGGATTGATCGCTTCAGCAATTTACGCTTTAAGGATAATGCAGAAAGTCTGGCACGAAAGAAAAGCCAAAGAATGGAAAATTAAAGATTATATTCCAAGAGAACTGATAATACTTGGTTCACTAATTCTTGTTATTGTGTGGCTTGGATTATTTCCACAGAAAATATTTTCAACTATCAGCTCATCAATTAATTCCATTCACGACAGAATAAACGATGCGAAAATATTGTTGATTAATAATTCTATCAAAACAGAAATAATAACGAACAGTAGTGTGAATAATGAAATAAATACCAATCAACAGAAAGATGATAAATGA
- a CDS encoding HlyD family efflux transporter periplasmic adaptor subunit, protein MRSFIILSTVTLIFLISGCGNNKQPDSIDASGTIESTNVIVSAKTSGEILMIKFTEGSKINAGDTILIIDHEHLDLQLLQAIAVQNAAEAQLRLMQKGAREEDIIQAEQNLNQAKVNLETAEKDKIRMQNLFDTHSITQKQYEDAAAKYDLMNAQYKSAQENYAKVKKIFRPEEIDQAKANLDKAVAGVELLQKNIRDSYVTSPINGFLVKTFIERGESVIPMSSLFKVSDLDIIELEIYISEEELGYVKLGQKADISVDSFKDKTFEGKVTYISPEAEFTPKNIQTKDERTKLVYAVKITIQNKDYYLKSGMPADAVIRLQY, encoded by the coding sequence ATGAGAAGTTTCATAATTCTGTCAACAGTGACACTCATTTTTCTGATATCTGGCTGCGGTAATAACAAACAACCAGATTCAATTGACGCATCCGGAACTATCGAATCAACAAACGTAATAGTGAGCGCAAAAACTTCAGGTGAAATTTTAATGATTAAATTCACCGAAGGAAGTAAAATAAATGCCGGCGATACAATTCTGATTATTGATCACGAACATCTTGATTTGCAGCTTCTTCAGGCAATTGCTGTACAGAATGCCGCTGAAGCTCAGTTAAGGTTAATGCAAAAAGGTGCCCGCGAAGAAGACATTATTCAGGCAGAACAAAATCTCAACCAGGCAAAAGTAAATTTAGAAACTGCTGAAAAAGATAAAATCAGGATGCAAAATTTATTCGACACACATTCTATTACTCAAAAACAATATGAAGATGCTGCTGCAAAATATGATTTAATGAATGCTCAGTATAAATCAGCACAGGAAAATTATGCTAAAGTGAAAAAGATTTTCCGTCCGGAAGAGATCGATCAGGCAAAAGCAAATCTTGATAAAGCTGTTGCTGGTGTTGAGTTATTACAAAAAAATATTCGCGATAGTTATGTTACCTCACCCATAAACGGATTCCTCGTAAAAACTTTTATTGAGCGTGGAGAAAGTGTAATACCAATGTCTTCACTTTTCAAAGTGTCTGATCTCGATATTATCGAGCTGGAGATATATATTTCTGAGGAAGAACTTGGTTACGTTAAGCTGGGACAAAAAGCAGATATATCAGTTGATTCTTTTAAAGATAAAACTTTCGAGGGAAAGGTAACTTACATCTCTCCCGAAGCTGAATTCACTCCAAAGAATATCCAGACAAAAGATGAACGGACAAAACTGGTTTATGCAGTTAAAATTACAATTCAGAACAAAGACTACTATCTTAAATCTGGTATGCCCGCGGATGCTGTAATAAGACTACAATATTGA
- the nuoL gene encoding NADH-quinone oxidoreductase subunit L gives MFELLWLVPGLPFAGFLILAIFGKRMGQTATAITGVGSVGLSALLTLIIGITFITSPPAGNSFDIILWEWFNIGGFNPSIAFHLDSLSLVFMFVVSFVGFLIHLYSAEFMIDDEGFSPFFAYMNLFVGSMLTLVLADNFLLLYLGWEGVGLCSYLLIGFWYKDPVNSAAAIKAFIVTRIGDTAMIIGLFILVMSFGTLNIQSILSTASGIWTAGSSTAVAVAFLLLGGALGKSAQLPLQTWLPDAMAGPSPVSALIHAATMVTAGVYLIARTNVIFTLAPVVLNLVAIIGALTLLIAGFSALTQFDIKRVLAYSTISQIGYMFLALGVGAWSAAIFHFMIHAFFKALLFLGAGAVIISVHHEHNMYKMGGLRKELPVTFWTFLIASASLAAFPLVTAGFYSKDAILWFAWSSTTNGSEILWAAGWIGAFITAIYTFRMVFLTFYGNKRSEVSHKPGWLIKIPLIILAVFALIGGFIELPDTLGHVTIFSSFLDLTLPAVKTIEGSVSELTLQIIVAITAFLGIYIAYRLYIKIPVSEAEDIKQSLIRKFLFSGWGFDWLYDKIFIRPVVFFAKINKNDFIDYIYTFIAWLNRMFNQMFAMTQTGKVRLYAMAIVLGAIITLTIAAFL, from the coding sequence ATGTTTGAATTATTATGGTTGGTTCCTGGTTTGCCTTTTGCTGGATTTTTAATTCTGGCAATCTTTGGAAAAAGAATGGGACAAACTGCAACTGCAATCACTGGCGTCGGTTCAGTTGGATTATCCGCATTATTAACTCTGATAATAGGTATTACTTTTATTACTTCTCCACCCGCAGGAAATTCTTTCGACATAATTTTATGGGAGTGGTTTAACATCGGAGGATTTAATCCTTCGATTGCATTTCATCTGGATTCATTATCGTTAGTTTTCATGTTCGTTGTTTCCTTCGTTGGATTTCTCATTCATCTTTACTCAGCAGAATTTATGATTGATGACGAGGGTTTTTCCCCGTTCTTCGCTTACATGAATTTGTTTGTTGGATCAATGCTGACTCTGGTTCTTGCAGATAATTTTTTACTTCTTTATCTCGGTTGGGAAGGTGTTGGTTTGTGCAGTTATCTGCTTATAGGATTCTGGTATAAAGATCCAGTAAACAGTGCTGCTGCTATTAAAGCATTTATTGTTACGCGAATTGGTGACACTGCTATGATAATCGGATTATTTATTCTTGTGATGTCTTTTGGTACGCTGAACATCCAATCAATCTTATCAACCGCTTCGGGAATTTGGACTGCAGGATCATCAACCGCAGTTGCTGTTGCGTTTTTATTGCTTGGCGGAGCGTTAGGCAAATCTGCACAGCTTCCATTACAAACGTGGCTTCCTGATGCGATGGCTGGTCCGTCACCCGTAAGTGCTTTGATTCATGCTGCAACTATGGTAACTGCAGGAGTTTATTTAATCGCAAGAACAAACGTGATTTTTACACTTGCACCTGTCGTGTTAAATCTTGTAGCGATCATTGGTGCATTAACATTGTTGATTGCCGGCTTTAGTGCTTTAACACAATTTGACATCAAAAGAGTTCTGGCTTATTCAACCATAAGTCAGATTGGATATATGTTTCTTGCATTGGGTGTTGGTGCCTGGTCTGCAGCAATATTTCATTTTATGATACATGCATTTTTTAAAGCATTATTATTTCTTGGTGCCGGTGCTGTCATTATTTCAGTTCATCACGAACATAACATGTATAAAATGGGAGGATTGAGAAAAGAACTTCCGGTAACATTCTGGACATTTTTAATTGCTTCAGCTTCACTTGCAGCTTTTCCACTCGTCACTGCAGGATTCTACAGCAAAGATGCAATTCTTTGGTTTGCTTGGTCAAGTACAACAAATGGCAGTGAGATATTATGGGCTGCAGGATGGATCGGAGCATTCATTACTGCGATTTATACTTTCCGAATGGTGTTTCTTACTTTCTATGGAAATAAACGTTCTGAAGTTTCTCATAAACCGGGATGGTTAATAAAAATTCCTTTAATCATTCTTGCAGTATTTGCTCTCATCGGCGGATTTATAGAACTCCCGGATACACTTGGACATGTAACAATCTTTTCATCTTTTTTAGATTTAACTTTACCTGCGGTGAAAACAATTGAAGGAAGTGTAAGTGAACTCACTCTGCAAATTATTGTAGCCATAACTGCTTTTCTGGGAATCTACATCGCATATAGATTATACATAAAAATTCCGGTTAGTGAAGCAGAAGATATTAAACAGAGTTTAATTCGGAAATTTCTCTTTTCGGGTTGGGGATTTGACTGGCTGTATGATAAAATTTTTATTCGACCGGTTGTATTCTTTGCAAAGATTAATAAGAACGATTTCATAGATTATATTTATACTTTCATTGCATGGTTAAACAGAATGTTCAATCAAATGTTTGCGATGACACAAACCGGTAAAGTCAGATTGTATGCAATGGCAATTGTTCTTGGAGCAATAATTACTTTAACAATAGCAGCGTTCTTATGA
- the nuoK gene encoding NADH-quinone oxidoreductase subunit NuoK, protein MNIVPVSTALLLAGILFFLGLIGLLVRRNIIFILMSLEIMLNAAGLAFVVAGSKWAEADGQVMFLFILAVAAAEVSVGLALIIQVYNKFKTLDTDVLNKLKG, encoded by the coding sequence ATGAACATTGTTCCGGTCAGTACAGCATTATTACTTGCAGGAATATTATTCTTCCTTGGTTTGATTGGTTTGTTAGTAAGACGCAATATTATTTTTATACTTATGTCGCTTGAAATTATGTTAAATGCTGCCGGACTTGCTTTTGTTGTCGCGGGATCTAAGTGGGCAGAGGCAGATGGACAGGTTATGTTTCTTTTTATTCTTGCAGTCGCTGCTGCTGAAGTTTCCGTCGGGCTTGCACTCATAATTCAGGTTTATAATAAATTCAAAACTCTCGACACTGATGTTCTTAATAAGCTAAAAGGTTAA
- a CDS encoding ABC transporter ATP-binding protein, with amino-acid sequence MNSVIKIENLKRSFGDIVAVNGVSYSVDKGEMFGLVGPDGAGKTTTIRILIGLLNADSGNAEVLGFNIKSQKNKIKNEIGYLSQKFSLYGDLTVDENIEFFADIHRVKNFKERRNELLEFTRLTPFRDRLADKLSGGMKQKLALACTLIHKPKIIFLDEPTTGVDPVSRRDFWKILSNLLKEGITIFMTTPYLDEAERCNRVALMNNGEIISYDTPKNVKASLKEQIVEIVCSPIREAYNTIKVNTEYEVQMYGDRLNVALKNYDEQYKNLEKLLTDTNVVIYDHRVIPPSLENVFIHLISKAL; translated from the coding sequence ATGAATTCGGTAATTAAAATAGAAAACTTAAAAAGAAGCTTTGGCGATATTGTTGCAGTAAATGGTGTTTCATATTCTGTTGACAAAGGTGAAATGTTCGGACTTGTCGGACCGGATGGTGCTGGTAAAACAACAACAATAAGAATTTTAATCGGTTTATTAAATGCTGATTCAGGGAATGCCGAAGTACTTGGTTTTAATATTAAATCACAAAAAAATAAAATAAAAAATGAGATCGGTTACCTGTCTCAAAAGTTTTCGCTGTACGGTGATCTGACAGTCGATGAGAACATTGAATTTTTTGCTGACATCCACAGAGTAAAGAATTTCAAAGAAAGAAGAAATGAACTACTCGAGTTCACAAGGTTAACTCCGTTTCGTGATCGTCTGGCAGATAAGTTATCCGGTGGAATGAAACAGAAACTCGCACTTGCATGCACACTTATCCACAAACCAAAAATAATTTTCCTCGATGAACCAACCACCGGGGTTGATCCTGTTTCGAGAAGAGATTTCTGGAAAATACTTTCAAATCTCCTTAAAGAAGGAATAACAATATTTATGACCACTCCATATCTTGATGAAGCTGAAAGATGTAACAGAGTTGCTCTTATGAATAACGGAGAAATAATAAGCTACGATACACCTAAAAATGTTAAAGCTTCACTGAAGGAACAGATAGTGGAAATTGTATGTTCGCCAATTCGTGAAGCATACAATACAATTAAGGTTAATACTGAATATGAAGTTCAGATGTACGGCGATAGATTGAATGTAGCATTAAAAAATTACGATGAACAGTATAAAAATCTGGAGAAGCTCTTAACTGATACTAACGTTGTTATTTATGATCATCGAGTTATTCCGCCATCGCTTGAAAATGTTTTTATTCACCTGATAAGTAAAGCATTATAA
- the nuoH gene encoding NADH-quinone oxidoreductase subunit NuoH, producing the protein MSQTISILIIIVVVLLVMLTIAAGLIWLERRLLALWQDRYGPNRVGPFGLLQVLADMLKIFMKEDWVPKFVDKPIFVIAPAIVVATVLMSFAIIPYASGIFVVDFNIALLFFLAMSSLGAYSIVLAGWSSNNKYSLLGAMRGSAQMITYEVFMGLSLMGVVMLTGSFSLVDIVEAQKDIWFFIPQFVGFIIFLVAGIAETHRLPFDIPEAESELIAGYHSEYSGMKFGMFFVGEYLGITLISALIATLFFGGWLGPDFLPGIVWFLIKMFFFIGLFILMRAALPRPRYDQLMSYGWKLMLPLSLLNLLVTGAIILAGN; encoded by the coding sequence ATGAGTCAGACGATAAGCATATTAATAATTATTGTTGTGGTCTTGCTTGTTATGTTGACTATCGCTGCTGGTTTAATATGGCTTGAAAGAAGATTGCTTGCTTTATGGCAGGACAGATATGGACCAAACCGTGTCGGACCTTTCGGGCTCCTTCAGGTTCTTGCAGATATGTTAAAAATTTTTATGAAAGAAGACTGGGTTCCAAAGTTTGTGGATAAACCAATCTTTGTAATTGCTCCTGCAATTGTTGTTGCAACTGTTTTAATGAGCTTTGCAATTATTCCTTATGCGTCGGGAATATTTGTTGTTGATTTTAACATTGCACTTCTTTTCTTTCTTGCAATGTCATCACTTGGTGCATACAGCATTGTTCTTGCCGGATGGTCTTCTAACAATAAATATTCTTTGCTAGGTGCAATGCGTGGTTCTGCTCAGATGATAACTTATGAAGTTTTTATGGGGCTTTCTTTAATGGGAGTAGTTATGCTAACTGGTTCATTCAGCCTGGTTGATATTGTTGAAGCACAAAAAGATATCTGGTTTTTCATTCCGCAGTTTGTCGGATTTATAATTTTCTTAGTTGCAGGTATTGCAGAAACACATCGTCTTCCATTTGATATTCCTGAAGCTGAATCAGAATTGATAGCTGGATATCATTCAGAATATTCAGGAATGAAGTTCGGAATGTTTTTCGTCGGTGAATATCTCGGAATAACTCTCATCTCTGCTTTGATAGCAACTTTATTTTTTGGAGGCTGGCTTGGACCAGATTTTTTGCCGGGCATTGTCTGGTTCCTGATTAAAATGTTTTTCTTTATCGGTCTGTTTATTTTAATGAGAGCTGCTCTTCCGAGACCAAGATATGATCAGTTGATGAGCTACGGTTGGAAACTTATGCTTCCTTTATCACTTTTAAACTTGCTCGTAACCGGTGCTATAATTTTAGCCGGAAATTAA
- a CDS encoding CBS domain-containing protein, protein MNTVNDILQTKGSFVWSVAPDSKVYDALKLMAEKNIGAVLVMESGKVEGIFSERDYARKVVLEGKSSKELPVKEIMSSRVLFVTGEESVDECMALMIEKKIRHLPVYEETKLKGLISIGDVVKALLDHKEFTIGQLEQYITNRR, encoded by the coding sequence ATGAATACAGTAAATGATATTTTACAAACAAAAGGTTCATTTGTTTGGTCCGTTGCACCTGATTCTAAAGTTTATGATGCATTAAAATTAATGGCTGAGAAAAATATAGGTGCGGTTCTGGTGATGGAAAGCGGAAAAGTTGAAGGTATTTTTTCTGAAAGAGATTATGCACGAAAAGTTGTACTCGAAGGAAAATCTTCAAAAGAATTACCCGTAAAAGAAATTATGTCTTCCAGAGTTCTGTTTGTAACGGGTGAAGAGAGTGTTGATGAATGTATGGCATTAATGATTGAAAAAAAGATTCGTCATCTGCCGGTTTATGAAGAGACAAAATTAAAAGGGTTGATTTCAATCGGTGATGTTGTTAAAGCACTTTTGGATCATAAAGAATTTACAATCGGACAGCTTGAACAGTATATTACAAACAGAAGATAA
- a CDS encoding TetR/AcrR family transcriptional regulator, with the protein MDDQIKIIEHTEEKFFRDGFYKTTMDEIAAELKMSKKTIYKFFPSKEDLVKAIAKYFMNKMKNTILPALNSDKNAIEKLGDLIKILAKVSEKISASRMEELKRHFPSLWNDIDSFRTEMMFGNITKVIDQGKKEGLFIDYPTNIIMNVLVASIRTIVNPDFIMNNNYSLIEAARYAFRIVISGILTDKGKKEFNKSFNKVLQ; encoded by the coding sequence ATGGATGATCAGATTAAAATCATTGAACATACTGAAGAAAAATTTTTTCGTGATGGATTTTATAAAACCACGATGGATGAAATTGCAGCGGAATTAAAAATGAGCAAGAAGACCATCTACAAATTTTTCCCTTCAAAGGAAGACCTTGTAAAAGCAATTGCAAAATATTTTATGAACAAAATGAAAAACACTATTCTTCCTGCTTTGAATTCAGATAAAAACGCAATTGAGAAACTTGGTGATCTCATTAAAATACTTGCAAAAGTTTCTGAGAAAATTTCAGCCTCGCGTATGGAGGAACTGAAAAGACACTTCCCTTCTTTATGGAATGACATTGATAGTTTCAGAACAGAAATGATGTTTGGTAATATCACAAAAGTTATTGACCAGGGGAAAAAAGAAGGTTTATTCATTGATTATCCGACAAATATTATCATGAATGTTCTCGTAGCTTCGATAAGAACAATTGTTAATCCTGATTTTATTATGAATAATAATTATTCATTGATTGAAGCAGCCAGATATGCATTCAGAATTGTTATCAGCGGGATACTTACCGACAAAGGGAAAAAAGAATTTAATAAATCATTTAATAAGGTACTACAATGA